The following DNA comes from Salvelinus sp. IW2-2015 linkage group LG1, ASM291031v2, whole genome shotgun sequence.
TTGAATATTCCCCAACTAGGGTATGACTCCATCTGCCTTTCCATCCACTGACATCCACAGCATAGCTTTTTGGACTAATAtcatatacaatacataatacatttCATGCACACAATGAAAAGCCACCATCCCAAAGAGTTTGGTATGTGTTTTCCTGTGGTCAAGAGCAGATCATTCTAGTGGCTGTAGCTATATACATAGAGTTGTACATGGAGACGGAGTCTTCTCTGCTATACACATCTGTGGATTTTGACACATTTTCAGGCAGAATACCATCAACAACGGCTGATCAGAGAAGTTGAATAAACTCTTTAGTGAGAGTTGTGTAACATTTACCTTCTGTAGGAGATGGACAACAGCTCTGACAAACCTATGGTAACCTATGGTAACCCTCTCCAACATGTTACACTATTATTTTTAAAACAGTCTTTGCGCACTTTCCCTTTAGTGACTTCCATGGACTAACCATTGTCTTACGTCAGGTGGCGTCACTCCTACGAGACGCTCGTCCCTCAACCGCCAATCAGTGCAGGCGAAATTGTTGCGCTATCTGACATAAAACAATGTGGACGAAGGGTATATATATTACAAGGAGAGCTGTGATATTGGAAACTACATGGGAGGATTGGAGGAGTTTAGAAATGTTCAGCGCATTTCATATGAAACAACTGACCTCATAAGGAGAATAGGTATAGGCTGGAATGCAAACCAGTATACTTATGGATTAGTATGGAGACTAAGAGATTTCTTTGTCTCTTGTCGTAATTGTGCATAATCAAATTGTCACAAATTATGTAGTGACCTGCTTGAAATTCTAATCTCAATTGAACAATGGTGTACAAAGGGAAGTCAATGTTATTTCAATCCCATCCCCCAAAACGCTTATTTTAACTATCACAGCCTCAAGGGTACAACATTGAGATGTCATATTTACATAtactacatatacacacaaaaagtCCACAGCAACTAYTTCTGGAAGAGACTGGCAATATCAATGTAAATATAACAAATGGGGTTGAAAGAAAGCCAGATTGGACCACAGAAGACACAGGCACCCCTCATCAGCTTCTGGAAGAGTAGAAAATACTCGAGGGAATTTGGGGTCAAGTCTTGTTTCACCCCAGTTAGGTCAGTTAGGCTGGCTAAGGAAGAGGAGGGAATCATTTCCCACAAGGCCTTTCACTctcgtgtctgtctgtggctgtggGACAAACTCAAAGCTGCAGCCTCCTATGGGCATTTCCTCATCTATCTGCGTGTCCAATGAAGTGCCTTGAAGTGACATCCTTATAGTTCATTGGCTGTGGGAATCAACTGTCCATCATGTCTTTGGGGGAGGTTCATCACACATCAGTGATCTGACTCCTCCCACCTCAGACTGCATACTGCCAGCAGTGGAATGATCCAACACGGAGCCAAATTAACAAAACCTATTAGAAAGCATTCTTATCAGTCCATTCAGCTGTAGATATTTACACTTTCAAATGTCCTTTCGATGTGTTGCTTCATCCAAAATACAGAACATAACGGTTTTTGCAATGTAAGAACACCATTTGTAATAAACAGTAACACTACCAACAATAATATCATTATAACAATCCTATTTGCACAGATTTGCACAAAAAATCCTTGTTTTCTATTTAAGTACAAAGAAATCCACAGAATCTTACTATGTACAACCTACAATAAATACTGTGTATCTTTTTAACAGTTAAGAAGAACCTGTTTGTTGTTTGCTTGTAGTGGTTTCTCTTTCTTATCGCTTTTGATCATTACCTTTTTTAATCCTTTGATTGAAGTCTTTCCCATTTTTGGAGGGttgtgcagagagggagagagcagatggGACAGGGGGTTGGGTGTCGGGTGTTGGGGTAGTGTGTGGCCTGTGGTATAAGCCTACGGCCTCATGTTTCGGCTGGGGTGGTGTGCTCATCGTCATCGTCCTCACGCTCATCGTCATCGTCATGATGCCGGCGGTTGCGGGGCTTCTTCTGCTCTTTCACCTCCTTCAGTTCCTTGGCCTTGCCAACGGCCAGCATGGGGTCCCCCGGACTGCCCTCTCCCAGCTGCCAGTAGTCCTGACAGTACTGGTTGATCAGGCCCATCTCTGGCTGGCTCAGGATGGTCAGCAGGTCCTTGTACTGACCCGCGCTGGGGGTCCAAGGGCTGGACTGGAGGGGTGGCAGGGCCGGGCTGCCCGTCTCTACCAGAACGCTGTTTACCGTGCGGCTGGACAGGACCACCAGCTGCAGCTTGACCAGCGTGTGTTTGAAGTTCTTCTCTGTGGCCGTGCACTGGTAGACGCCGCTGTCTGATAACTGGAGGGAACGCAGCAGTAGACCCAGCTCTGTCTTTAGTGTCCGGCCCTCAGAGCGGATCTGACAGCAGGGAGATATCATTCATTTATCATTGCATTCATTTAGCAATCATTTTCCATAAACAGCAGGCCATATTGTTAAATAATAAAGTAGTCATTTGTCTGATTATCAGCCTGTTTAGAAGGCAGGCTGTATAAGAgtcaatacagtagagtacagtacagctaCAGTGGGATGAGAGTTCCTGACTTACCTCTTTCCTCCTGTCGCTGTTCTCCCTCTGCAGGTGCCATTTGAGGGACACATGAGGGGACCTGGCCTGACACTCCAGGAACGTAGTGCTGCCCTCCACCCCATACTGCACCATCTCCAGCGTGTTCTTATTGGCTGCAGCAAAGCATAAGCATCATGACATCACATGCATGTGTTTCAGGCATCATTTCCTCAGACCAAATCAGTCAATTACTGCTCAACAGTTAGTGAAGTAGCACAGTAGTAGAATTGACAAAATCATGTCCTCTGTCAAAATCACATTCCCCTTTCATAATATTATACACATGTGATGTTATTGGATACTGCTGCTGTCACACTGAATGGTAACCTCAGTGCTGTTAGAGTGTCTATTTGAGGTACGTTAGAGTGTTCTTGTCAGCTCACCATTGGAGTTATAGCCTCTGCACTGGCGGATTGGGTTGCCATACTTTACATCCTGTCGACGGCTGCGCCTAGAGGGGTCAGATCAACATTCCCCKAAAATAAAGAGGTTAACTACAAAACGTTCTACAAACTGCAAGTCTGCAGTAAATGTCAAAATATAATTAAAGAGTAGAGACAATGTTGAGAGAACATTGTATTGGCATTTGGCAAAGGTTCCTGCCCCTAAAcatgagcaacacacacacaaagacgcacacacacacacacacacacacacacacactctgttggtACTCACCTCTTCTGCGAGGCGGAGTAGCGGGTACAGGACTTTCCGTCCCAGGCGCAGTAGGGGTCCCGGGCCAGGCAGCAGTCAGCACACACCTCCCCGTACACGTCACAGCGATGGAGGGCCAGGTGGGTCACACCCAACACTGAGCCCACATACAGCTGTTGCtgtagggaggaagagaaggagagactgaGCGAGGAATAGAGACCAATTGGAAAATGTCGGCATAGCATCATCCAGACTTCGGCATCCACTGTTTAAGCTGCAGTGAATTATGTGATATTTTATAGGAAGACAATTCTGAATGTGTGTGCACTGAACCATCAGACTGTGGAATGTTCAACTTACCCTTTTGGAGGAAATCTTCATGGTGGTTATGGGAGTTGGCACCTGAAATGTAAGGGATAGAAGCAGATCTTAATAAGAGAAGAATAAAAGTTGGAACGATGTTCTACagaataaatgtttcttacaTGAGGAATGAGTTGACAAAAATGGAAAGATActactgagaaagagagaggtaaaataaggagagagagagaacatgaaagagaaagagaaggaaaggtagagggagagagaggaagaacaggagaagagagaaagagaaactcacCCTGaacacctccacctcctctagCACCAGCTCRTCAGTCTGCAGGTCATCTCTGGGCAGGACAATTACCTTCTGAACCGTCCCCCTGTCTGAAGACCCAGAGGAGTGATCGTGTTAACCTCTACTCCAGACCAGATCCAGAGGAGTGATCAGGTTAACCTCTACTCCAGACCCAGTCCCAGAGGAGTGATCCAGGTTTAATCTCTACTCCAGACCAGATCCAAGAGGCGTGATCATGTTAACCTCTACTCCAGACCAGATCCAGAGGAGTGATCAGGTTAACCTCTACTCCAGACCAGATCCAGAGGAGTGATCGTGTTAACCTCTACTCCAGACCAGATCCAGAGGCGTGATCATGTTAACCTCTactccagaccagaccagaccccaGAGGAGTGATCATGTTAATCTCTACTCCAGACCAGATCCAGAGGCGTGATCATGTTAAACCTCTACTCCAGACCAGATCCAGAGGAGTGATCAGGTTAAAACCTCTACTCCAGACCAGATCCAGAGGCGTGATCATGTTAACCTACTCCAGACCAGATCCAGAGGAGTGATCATGTTAATCTCTACTCCAACCAGATCCAGAGTAGTGATCAGGTTAACCTCTACTCCAGACCAGTCCCAGAGGAGTGATCAGGTTAACCTCTACTCCAGACCAGATCCAGAGGAGTGATCATGTTAACCTCTACTCCAGACCAGTCCCAGAGGAGTGATCAGGTTAACCTCTactccagaccagaccagaggagTGATCATGTTAACCTCTACTCCAGACCAGATCCAGAGGAGTGATCAGTGTTAACCTCTACTCCAGACCAGATCCAGAGGAGTGATCCGGTTAACTCTACTCCGACCAGATCCAGAGGAGTGATCATGTTAACCTCTATCCAGACCATATCCAGAGGAGTGATCAGGTTAACCTCTACCCTACTCTAGACTCAGAGGATCAGGTTCTACTCTACTCAAATGTGCTGAGGAAGATAGGGGAATAGGAGTATAGGAGGATCCCCCCGGTCTTGTACAGGGGTCTACAGGAGGCATTCATCACCAGGCTGAGTGAGCACAGTACAGTCATCAACTGTAGGGTCTTCCAGCTCCCACCCTCTGATCCACACCATGATTTACGGCCATagggacaggctgtgtgaagtaCTGCCAGACGATGACCAGGGTAGTATTACCGTACATTCAAACAAATTACAGTAACTCCACCCTTTCCATAAAAATAGTACTGTAGGCTGTGTTCTTTCGTCTTTGAGAAGACAAGCACTTTGACAAAAATTCTAACATAATACTTTCCCCAgattatagtttttttttctgaATCTATCACAGTTGtgaacacacacaataacaagaCTATCAAATCAATCAGCAGGCAGGGACTCAGAGCACTGACCTGTCCCCAGGAAGAGGACCTCGTAGCTCCCATCTGCAGCAGCCACCTGGTCCACGGTGATGGTGGTAAACTCATAGTCCACGTTGTTCCGGACCACCAGGGGGCGCTTGTGTATTGGGTATACAGCGTGGTACATGGTGGGGTGGTTCCGCATGAAGTTAATCACCTCGTCTGGGTAATCCTTAGTGGACTTCATGTTYGGGGTGAACGTACCACCGGGACACTGGGTTTAGAAAGAGAGCAGAACCAGCCATGTTAAATGTGGTCATTTATTGAATttatgaatatgtgtgtgtgtttatcaccCTCAGCACGTCACTCACCGTCCCAGGACGAGGGTAGGGGATCTTCCCAGTGTAGGCCATCCACTGATAGTTGGGGCCCTCCTTGTGAGCATAGGGTCCATTAAAGACCTGACGGATGTCAGCCATGGAGTAGACACACACTGCTGAGCCCTTAAACACGGATCTGGAAGGGAGAGGTAAAGGGACGAGGAGGCTCAGAKACACTAAAGGGAACAGCTTTAGGAGACATGGGATTACTACTCACTCTCTGAGAAATTAGCTACATTGTCCCTCACATCACATATTCTCTCATAGACATAAGGCAGGCATACTCCAACACTATGATGACCCACAAACACTCTCCACCACAGACAAGCTGTCTGACACACTCACAATCAAACATCCAACATCTAGCACAAACCGCCTACCACCCACCAGACAGAgcacaccccaccaccaccacagcacaCCCACCCAGCACAGCACACCACAGCACCCCACCACAGCAACCCCACCATAGCACACCCACCACatcccaccacacccacacagcacaccacaccccACATAGCACattcccaccacaccacacacagcacacaacacaacacacctccagccacAGGCACACCCCACACATGCAACCCCACCAAGCACACCCCACCACAGAACAACACACCCACCatagcacaccacacacagcacagcacgcacacacacacccacatgagCAACCCCAACCACAGCACAGCACaagcacaccacacccacacagcacaccCACCACAGCAAAGCAACCACACCCACCATAAGCACACGCCCAACACGACACCACCACAGCCACACCCCACATAGCCCAACACACCacagccacagcacacacaccccaccaagCCACCCCACCACAGCAACCCACACAGCACACCCTACACAGCACAACCCCACCACAGCACACCacccagaaacacaaacacacccaccaacacacaaccacatccCAACACTACcagcacacccacacaaacagcaccaccacacaacccacagagcaaagcaacacaacacacagcataaCGCACTCCCACAAGCATACACATCCACCCACCCTACAACCACAGCACATCCCACGCACAAaagcccaccacacacaccacaagcacacCCACGACCACACGCATACCACATCCCCCACCACCCTACCACACCACAGCACCCAGCCACCACAGCAGCAAAGCACACTCCACCACACCACATCCACCCACCACAGCACACCCCTCCACAGCACCACGCACACCCCACCAGAGCAAAGCACACTCCACCACAGCActccaccacagcacaccacTCCCCACCACAGGCACACCCCACACAGCACACCACtcccaccacacacatcacacccaccacagcacaccacagcacaccccACCAACAGCACAGCACACCCAGCACACCCCACcagagcacagcacagcacaccccAGCACAGCAACCCCACCAGAGCACAACCCCaccaacagcaacacacacccaccatAGCACACcaaccacgcacacacaacacacaccatccaccacacccacacagaacCCCCAAGAACCACACCACCATAGCACACCACGCACAGCACAGCCACACACCCCACATAGCCCAccccacagcacagcacaccacaacacccaccaTAGCACACCCACCACAGCACACCCACCACAGCACACCGccaccacagcacaccacacccacccatagccaccacacaacaacacaacccaatcccacacaccaccacagcaccCCCACACAGAAACAGCACACCACAGCACATCCACCAGAGCaaagcacaccacaccacaccacagcacacccacacagaaccaccccaccacaccctaccacaccacagcacacgCACCAGAGCAAAGCACACTCCACCCACACAGCACACTCCCACAGCACACCACTCCCCACC
Coding sequences within:
- the LOC111970219 gene encoding semaphorin-3F-like isoform X1, with the translated sequence MLWDKLWWLSTLLALSAEALPTLPIEPLSAPRVFLSFKELRSTGTAHHFSFLLNSTDYRILRMDEDHDRMYVGSKDYILSLDLHDINKEPLIIHWPVAPQRKTECVLSGKDINGECGNFIRLIEPWNRTHLYVCGTGAYNPICTYVDRGRRSQALYLQAPQSGGRTSRAADFSTTAGPVESKEYIFRLEPGKVDSGKGKCPYDPKLNSVSALINGELYAGVYIDFMGTDASIFRTLGKQTAMRTDQYNSKWLNDPIFIKAHLIPDSAEKNDDKLYFFFREKASEMGQSPMAQSRIGRICLNDDGGHCCLVNKWSTFLKARLICSVPGVDGIETHFDELRDVYIQPTQDXKNPVIYGVFSVSGSVFKGSAVCVYSMADIRQVFNGPYAHKEGPNYQWMAYTGKIPYPRPGTCPGGTFTPNMKSTKDYPDEVINFMRNHPTMYHAVYPIHKRPLVVRNNVDYEFTTITVDQVAAADGSYEVLFLGTDRGTVQKVIVLPRDDLQTDELVLEEVEVFRVPTPITTMKISSKRQQLYVGSVLGVTHLALHRCDVYGEVCADCCLARDPYCAWDGKSCTRYSASQKRRSRRQDVKYGNPIRQCRGYNSNANKNTLEMVQYGVEGSTTFLECQARSPHVSLKWHLQRENSDRRKEIRSEGRTLKTELGLLLRSLQLSDSGVYQCTATEKNFKHTLVKLQLVVLSSRTVNSVLVETGSPALPPLQSSPWTPSAGQYKDLLTILSQPEMGLINQYCQDYWQLGEGSPGDPMLAVGKAKELKEVKEQKKPRNRRHHDDDDEREDDDDEHTTPAET
- the LOC111970219 gene encoding semaphorin-3F-like isoform X2, encoding MLWDKLWWLSTLLALSAEALPTLPIEPLSAPRVFLSFKELRSTGTAHHFSFLLNSTDYRILRMDEDHDRMYVGSKDYILSLDLHDINKEPLIIHWPVAPQRKTECVLSGKDINGECGNFIRLIEPWNRTHLYVCGTGAYNPICTYVDRGRRSQEYIFRLEPGKVDSGKGKCPYDPKLNSVSALINGELYAGVYIDFMGTDASIFRTLGKQTAMRTDQYNSKWLNDPIFIKAHLIPDSAEKNDDKLYFFFREKASEMGQSPMAQSRIGRICLNDDGGHCCLVNKWSTFLKARLICSVPGVDGIETHFDELRDVYIQPTQDXKNPVIYGVFSVSGSVFKGSAVCVYSMADIRQVFNGPYAHKEGPNYQWMAYTGKIPYPRPGTCPGGTFTPNMKSTKDYPDEVINFMRNHPTMYHAVYPIHKRPLVVRNNVDYEFTTITVDQVAAADGSYEVLFLGTDRGTVQKVIVLPRDDLQTDELVLEEVEVFRVPTPITTMKISSKRQQLYVGSVLGVTHLALHRCDVYGEVCADCCLARDPYCAWDGKSCTRYSASQKRRSRRQDVKYGNPIRQCRGYNSNANKNTLEMVQYGVEGSTTFLECQARSPHVSLKWHLQRENSDRRKEIRSEGRTLKTELGLLLRSLQLSDSGVYQCTATEKNFKHTLVKLQLVVLSSRTVNSVLVETGSPALPPLQSSPWTPSAGQYKDLLTILSQPEMGLINQYCQDYWQLGEGSPGDPMLAVGKAKELKEVKEQKKPRNRRHHDDDDEREDDDDEHTTPAET